A region of Natribaculum luteum DNA encodes the following proteins:
- the lrp gene encoding HTH-type transcriptional regulator Lrp, whose product MTYENLDAKLVNALLGDGRASLRSLAEELDVSVTTVSNHLSELEDQGVIEGYTPRVDYDSLGYDVTAVIQLKVEGHALPDITDSLREHRQMTSVYEVTGDYDIIAVGKFKDTDGMNEQIKTLLTDPDIKESNTSVVLNSVSENEQFELDVADT is encoded by the coding sequence ATGACGTACGAAAATCTCGACGCAAAGTTGGTGAATGCACTCCTCGGCGATGGCCGGGCGAGCCTTCGCAGCCTGGCAGAGGAACTCGACGTGTCGGTGACGACTGTCTCGAATCACCTCTCCGAACTCGAAGACCAGGGCGTAATCGAGGGCTACACGCCGCGCGTCGATTACGATTCGCTCGGCTACGACGTCACTGCAGTCATTCAACTCAAAGTCGAGGGCCACGCGCTTCCCGACATTACCGATAGCCTGCGCGAACACCGCCAGATGACGAGTGTCTACGAAGTTACCGGCGATTACGACATTATCGCCGTCGGGAAGTTCAAAGACACCGACGGGATGAACGAGCAGATCAAGACGCTGCTGACCGACCCCGACATCAAAGAGTCGAACACGAGCGTCGTCTTGAACTCCGTCTCCGAGAACGAGCAGTTCGAACTCGACGTCGCCGACACCTGA
- the glnA gene encoding type I glutamate--ammonia ligase: MTSGNLTTAEEHVLEEIEEKDVDFLRLQFTDILGTVKNVSVPARQAEKAFREGIYFDGSSIEGFVRIQESDMRLKPDPETFAVLPWRTNEESAAARMICDVINTSTGEPFEGDPRYVLKQALERAKEMGYTVNAAPEPEFFLFEEDEEGRATTKTNDAGGYFDLAPKDLASDVRRDIIYGLENMGFEIEASHHEVAEGQHEINFEYDDALSTADNVGTFRTVVRAIAAEHDLHATFMPKPIARINGSGMHTHISLFTEDGENAFHDGDDEFDLSDTAKSFLAGILDHADAITAISNPTVNSYKRLVPGYEAPVYVAWSDRNRSALIRRPAARTPAASRIELRSPDPSCNPYLALAVMIHAGLDGIEKDLEAPDPVRENIYEFDEAKREEYGIDTLPANLGEAVEALEADEAMLEALGDHVSEKFIEAKKQEFGDYIVEVSEWELDRYLETF; this comes from the coding sequence ATGACAAGCGGAAATCTCACTACCGCAGAAGAGCACGTGCTCGAGGAGATCGAAGAGAAAGACGTCGATTTCCTTCGGCTACAGTTCACCGATATTCTCGGCACGGTCAAGAACGTCTCGGTCCCGGCACGGCAAGCCGAGAAGGCGTTCAGAGAGGGGATCTACTTCGACGGCTCGTCGATCGAGGGGTTCGTCCGGATTCAGGAGTCGGACATGCGCCTCAAACCCGATCCGGAGACGTTCGCGGTGTTGCCATGGCGGACCAACGAGGAAAGCGCCGCCGCGCGAATGATCTGTGACGTGATCAACACCTCGACGGGCGAACCGTTCGAGGGCGACCCGCGGTACGTACTGAAGCAGGCCCTCGAGCGCGCAAAGGAGATGGGCTACACCGTCAACGCCGCGCCCGAGCCCGAGTTCTTCCTGTTCGAGGAAGACGAGGAGGGGCGTGCGACGACGAAGACCAACGACGCCGGCGGCTACTTCGACCTCGCACCCAAGGACCTCGCCAGCGACGTGCGCCGCGACATCATCTACGGACTCGAGAACATGGGCTTCGAGATCGAGGCCAGCCACCACGAGGTCGCCGAAGGGCAACACGAGATCAACTTCGAGTACGACGACGCCCTGTCGACGGCCGACAACGTCGGCACGTTCCGGACGGTCGTCCGCGCGATCGCCGCAGAGCACGACCTCCACGCGACGTTCATGCCCAAGCCGATCGCCCGCATCAACGGCTCGGGGATGCACACCCACATCTCGCTTTTCACCGAAGACGGCGAGAACGCCTTCCACGACGGCGACGACGAGTTCGACCTGAGCGACACCGCCAAGTCGTTCCTCGCGGGTATCCTGGACCACGCCGACGCGATCACGGCGATCTCGAATCCGACCGTCAACAGCTACAAGCGCCTCGTACCGGGCTACGAAGCGCCAGTCTACGTCGCCTGGTCGGATCGCAATCGCTCGGCGCTGATCCGCCGGCCCGCCGCGCGCACGCCGGCAGCCTCGCGCATCGAACTGCGCTCGCCGGACCCGTCGTGTAACCCCTACCTCGCGCTGGCCGTCATGATCCACGCCGGTCTCGACGGCATCGAGAAAGACCTCGAGGCACCGGACCCGGTTCGCGAGAACATCTACGAGTTCGACGAGGCCAAACGCGAGGAGTACGGTATCGACACGCTGCCGGCCAACCTCGGCGAGGCGGTCGAGGCCCTCGAAGCGGACGAGGCGATGCTCGAGGCCCTCGGCGACCACGTCTCCGAGAAGTTCATCGAGGCGAAAAAACAGGAGTTCGGCGATTACATCGTCGAAGTCTCCGAGTGGGAACTCGACCGCTACCTCGAGACGTTCTGA
- a CDS encoding YihY/virulence factor BrkB family protein translates to MIDYRTGLEVARRVLRVARDEQLTLLAAGVAFYAFVSLVPLALIGLALATFVGGQEFAAFVTDALSEALTSDAQALLADALTAEAGRSGATIVGAIGLSWAGTRVLRGLDRAFSQVYGTVAAKSLAEHVRDWTAVLVTITFGLVALGGIETVIGAAATSVMALVGPVFLFVTLLVAFLPMYIVFPDAGVTAGEALPGAALAATGWMVLARTFSVYTDVATTYALYGALGGVFLVLTWLYVGAVVVVFGAVLNAVLAGRDLDRQLQSPGARQVRSEAMTDDATGTDEEPAGGPAASARTSDRADDPEVLREEIERLRDELESFEDDVDRRTVQKESLENELKRYVRRRVRRGHARDWGPYLVLLYGTAMTIGAFYFLDGPWAVLAMFVVWTSTLGVYVLMVLFGTGLSLLDVPGRVRDWLGERRS, encoded by the coding sequence GTGATCGACTACAGGACGGGACTCGAGGTCGCCCGTCGGGTCCTCCGGGTAGCTCGTGACGAACAGCTGACGCTTCTCGCCGCAGGCGTCGCCTTCTACGCGTTCGTCTCGCTCGTCCCCCTGGCGCTGATCGGACTCGCACTCGCGACGTTCGTCGGCGGCCAGGAGTTCGCCGCGTTCGTCACCGACGCGCTGAGCGAAGCGCTCACATCGGACGCACAGGCGCTGCTCGCGGACGCGCTCACCGCCGAGGCCGGACGCAGCGGGGCGACGATCGTCGGTGCGATCGGCCTCTCCTGGGCCGGAACGCGCGTGTTACGCGGCCTCGATCGCGCGTTCTCCCAGGTTTACGGCACCGTGGCGGCGAAGTCGCTGGCCGAACACGTCCGCGACTGGACGGCCGTCCTCGTCACGATCACGTTCGGACTGGTCGCACTCGGCGGCATCGAGACCGTGATCGGAGCCGCGGCGACGAGCGTGATGGCGCTGGTCGGACCGGTCTTTCTCTTCGTCACGCTGCTCGTCGCCTTTCTCCCGATGTACATCGTGTTTCCTGACGCCGGCGTCACGGCTGGCGAGGCGCTCCCCGGTGCGGCGCTCGCGGCGACGGGCTGGATGGTGCTCGCCAGGACGTTCAGCGTCTACACGGACGTCGCGACCACGTACGCCCTCTACGGCGCACTCGGGGGTGTCTTCCTCGTGTTGACCTGGCTGTACGTCGGTGCCGTGGTCGTCGTGTTCGGGGCGGTTCTTAACGCCGTTCTGGCCGGCCGAGATCTGGACCGGCAGCTACAAAGTCCCGGCGCGCGACAGGTCCGTTCAGAAGCGATGACCGACGACGCCACGGGGACCGACGAGGAGCCGGCAGGCGGACCCGCCGCGAGCGCGCGGACGAGCGACCGTGCGGACGATCCCGAAGTGCTGCGCGAGGAGATCGAGCGCCTGCGCGACGAACTCGAGTCGTTCGAAGACGACGTCGACCGGCGAACCGTCCAGAAAGAATCCCTCGAGAACGAACTCAAGCGGTACGTCCGTCGTCGAGTCCGCCGCGGTCACGCACGCGACTGGGGGCCGTACCTGGTGTTGCTCTACGGCACCGCGATGACGATCGGGGCGTTCTACTTCCTCGACGGTCCGTGGGCCGTCCTCGCGATGTTCGTCGTCTGGACCTCGACGCTCGGCGTCTACGTGCTGATGGTGCTTTTCGGCACGGGCCTGTCGCTGCTCGACGTGCCCGGCCGCGTGCGCGACTGGCTCGGCGAGCGTCGGTCCTGA